One part of the Oncorhynchus tshawytscha isolate Ot180627B unplaced genomic scaffold, Otsh_v2.0 Un_contig_12278_pilon_pilon, whole genome shotgun sequence genome encodes these proteins:
- the LOC121843721 gene encoding uncharacterized protein LOC121843721, protein MGQGPLLLKTSWMKEGMENSPEILQEREPVCPVRGLAIGEPTTVWRNVAHPALLNRHRDLSWMVAHEILPVRAVMHSRGMARTSACPRPGCGQEESVRHMLWECRAARDLWKEAGPLITSCLPAGEDLTPQLVLYGVGRRPFPSKTFTKLWPTLTCLKDALWASRNLLVAKNVETTPQAVAMVATEALGWYRRKGASTPGEGSPTTP, encoded by the exons ATGGGACAGGGTCCGCTCCTGCTGAAGACGTCCTGGATGAAGGAGGGCATGGAGAACAGCCCCGAGATACTACAG GAGCGGGAGCCAGTATGTCCAGTGCGCGGGCTCGCTATAGGTGAGCCCACAACGGTTTGGCGCAACGTGGCCCATCCTGCTCTCCTGAACCGGCATCGGGACCTGTCCTGGATGGTCGCCCACGAGATCCTCCCGGTCAGGGCCGTTATGCACTCACGGGGCATGGCGAGGACATCCGCGTGCCCCCGACCAGGCTGCGGCCAAGAAGAGTCGGTGAGGCACATGCTCTGGGAGTGCAGAGCCGCCAGGGACCTGTGGAAGGAAGCAGGCCCCCTGATCACCTCGTGTCTGCCAGCAGGGGAGGACCTAACACCTCAGCTCGTGCTGTATGGGGTGGGCCGAAGGCCCTTTCCATCGAAGACCTTCACCAAGCTCTGGCCCACCCTCACGTGCCTGAAGGATGCACTGTGGGCCTCCCGGAACCTGCTGGTAGCGAAAAACGTAGAGACCACCCCCCAGGCAGTGGCCATGGTAGCCACGGAAGCCCTGGGGTGGTACAGAAGGAAGGGGGCCTCGACCCCAGGCGAAGGGTCCCCCACAACACCCTAG